The genomic DNA AAAGGCGAAGCTCTTCTCAATCTTTCTCTAAATTTTCTTCTACTAAGATATCCTCTTTTCCCAAAAAAATTTTCTTTTGGTTTTTTCTTCATAAAATATTGTTAACTTTTATATTCCTCCTAATTTTTTTAAAAATCTCATTTTTTTACTTATTACTTCCCTCTCTGGGCCAGGATGTTTTTTATATTTAGCCTTTCCAATTTCCCGAATGAGTTTTTTATATTTTTCTTTAGAAGTAAACGCATCAAGTTTTTTCCCGAATAATTTCTTTTCCATTTCAACTCTTTCTGGTAGGCCAAACATCTTGCGACTAGTACCAGGGACAATAGGATTAGATTTTCTTAAAATCTCTCTAAATTCTTTTCTTGAAATTTGTTGTTCTTTTTTAAATAATGGCATATAAATTTAATTTATTTTAATTTTTTAATTGCCAACCATAATTTTTCTCGATTGATTTTGGGATTTTCTTCAATATCAAAAGTTAATTTAGACTTTTTGCCAAATTGAAGTCCTTTTGCCTTAGTTTTTTTCAAAATAAAATCTTTATTTTCAACCAAAATTTTATTTAAATTAGGATATCCTAAAAAATAAACTAAGATCCTGTCTTTTGGTTTTAAGCCAGCCTTTTTTCTCATTTCCTGTAAGTTTCGAATAACTTCTCTGACCATCCCCTTTTCTCTAAGTTTTGGTGAAATTTTAATATTTAAAGCAATTTTTATTTTACCTTCGCTTTCTAAAATCCAATTTTTCTCTTTTTTAATATTCCTTACAATTTTAATTTCTCTAATATTCAATTCTTCCTTTATCAAGTTTAGTAATTTTTTATCAATTTTTAATTTTGGTTTTTGAATCTTCAACTTTGTTAAAGGCTGTCTTACTTTTATTTTAGCCCTCATCCGGGATCTGAGCCCTAGACTAACAATTTTTCGGACCTGATCCATTTTTTTATTTAAAGTTTTATCAATCAATCTTTTATCTCCTTTTGGCCAGTCGGAAAGATGAACGCTTTGGAGTTTTGCCTGCCCCATAGGAAGCCGGAGGCTTTCCTTCGAGGACTTTTGATCCCGTACCAGAAACTTTGTTTCGGTACGGGGCATGCTTTTAATCTTTTGATAAATTTCTTCACTTAAAAAAGGAATAAAGGGAGCGGTTAATTTAGTTAAGGTTAAGAGTAAATAACCCAGGGTGGCTGAAGCTTCTTTTAGTTCCTCTTTTTTTTCTGGATGATGAAATCTTTTTCGCGACCTTCTGATATACCACTGAGAAAAATCTTCAATAACAAACTTTTCTATATTTCTGGCAGCTGAGGTTACGTCAAAATCTTCTAAATTCTTGGTAACTACTTGAATTAATTCATTTAATCTTAAAATAGCCCATCTATCTAAAACATTTCTACTTCTCCTGGACCACAATTCCCACGATCGTGAGAATCGCAGCCCACCATAAGTGTTGAAAAAAACAGAGCAGTTCCAAAAAGTCATAATAAATCTTTTTAGAGAATCTTGGATTTCTCTTTCAGAAAAACATTTTGCTTCCCCTGGTTGATTAACAGTGAAAAAGTACCAACGGAGAGTATCTGAACCGTACTTTTTAAAAATTTGCCAAGGATCAACCATATTCCCTTTTGATTTTGACATTTTCTCCCCTTTTTCATCTAAAACAAGGCCCAAAGATATAACATTTTTATAAGAAGGGCCAAGCCCAAGTAAAGTTGAAATTGCCAACAAAGTATAAAACCACCCTCTGGTTTGATCGATGGCTTCGGCAATATAATCTGCTGGGAACTGTTTTTTTTGATCGATTAATTTTTTATTTTCAAAAGGATAATGATATTGAGCAAGAGGCATTGACCCGGCATCAAACCAACAATCAATAACTTCTAGAACTCTTTTCATTAAACCCCGGCATTTGGGGCAGAAAAATTTAACCTCATCAATATAAGGTCGGTGGAAATCTAATTCTCCTTTCTCATTTAAAGGCACTGAACTGAATTTTATTTTTCTCAATTCCCCTGTTTCTATTATTTTTCCCTGAAGTTTTTGCCTTATCAAATTTTCATTAGATAACCCTTTTAATATTCCTTCCAAAAGCCACAAAGGATCTCCGTGGCTAATAATTAAAATAGTTTTCCCTTTGTGTCTTCTATCAATCTTTTTTATAAGACTAATCATCCTTTTTCTACAATCTGACCAACTCTCTCCATTTTTCGGTCTTTTGTAAAACCTCTCTTTTATATCTATAAAAATTTTATAAAATTCTTCTATTTTACATCCTTGATAAATTCCGAAGTTCATATCCCTAAGCTTTGAGCTAAAATTTATTTTAAGGCCGAGTTCTTTAGCCACAATTTTAGCGGTTTGACGAGCTCTTAAAGAATCTGAAGAATAAATTAGATCGATTTCTCCTTTCCTTAATTTTTTAGCTAAAGATTCTATCTCTTTTTTTCCTTTTTTAGTCAGAGGATAAGAAGAAAATCCTGGCCAATCATATATTATCCCTTTCTTTTTTGTTTGATGAAACGTTTCGCCGTGTCTTAAAATAAAATATTTATTTTCACTAAATTTTTGAGAAATCAAATCTTTTTTTGAACTAATGACTTCTAAATTTCCACATCTTTTGCATTGCCAAATGGGCAAAGGAGTACCCCAATACCTTTCCCGAGAGAGTGCCCAATCTTTAACTTCTTTTAACCATTCGCCAAATCTCCCTTTTTTTATATGAGCTGGAATCCAATTTATTTTCTGATTGTTTTTAATCAAATCTTTTTTAATCTTCTGCATATTTATAAACCAGCTCTCTTTGGCGTAATACAGAAGGGGAGATTTACATCGCCAGCAAAAAGGATAATCATGCTCATATTGTTCTTCCTTAAAAACGAGATTTCTTTTTTTAAGATCTTCAGAAATTTCAGGATCAGCGTCCTTAACAAACATTCCTGCCCATTTTTTTACCTCCGGTTTAAACTTTCCTTCTTCATCAACGGTTAATAAAATTGGTAAGTTATTTTCTTTTCCTACAATCATATCCTCTACTCCAAAAGCCGGAGCAATATGGACCAAACCGGTCCCTTCTTCTAATGAAACGAAACCACCGGCAATAACAAAGTAGGCCTTTTTCTCTGGTTTTATAAATCTAAAGAGAGGTTTGTATTGCAAATTAAGTAGTTCTTTGCCTTTAATTTTCCTAAGAATTTTGTAATCTCGGCCCAAAACCTTTAATCTTCCTTTAGCTAAAATTAAATCTTCTCTACCTACCCTTGCTTTAATATAAGTGAAATTTGGGTTCACAGCTATTGCCACATTACCTGGTAATGTCCAGGGAGTAGTTGTCCAAATCAGTAAATAAGTATTTTTTTGATTTTTAACGGGGAGTTTTACATACAGGGCTGGTTCTTTAATTTTCTTATATCCCAAAGCTACCTCATGGCTAGATAAACTTGTTCCACATCTTGGGCAATAAGGAACAACTTTGTAATCTTTGTATAATAATCCTTTTTTGTAAATTTGTTTTATAATCCACCAGATGGTTTCGATATAATCTGTCTCGTAAGTGATATAGGGGTCTTCCATATCAACCCAATAACCGATTTTCTCGGTAAAATCCTTGAACAAAGGAATATATTTTTGAACATTCTTTTTGCAAGCCCGGTTAAAGCCAGCTATTCCGTATTTTTTAATATCCTTTTTGGTTTTAAAACCCAATTCTTTCTCTACCTCCAATTCAACCGGGAGTCCATGGGTATCCCAACCATTTTTCCTTTCAACACGAAATCCCCGCATGGTTTTAAATCGGGGAATTATATCTTTGAAAATCCGGGATAAAGCATGGTGGATTCCGGGGAGAGCGTTAACTGTGATTGGACCATCGTAAAATACGAAATTCTTGGCCTTTTTTCGCTGCAAAATTGATTTTTCGAAAATCTTATTCTTTTTCCAAAACCTCAAAATCTTTTCTTCAATTTTTGGAAAACCTATCTCCATATTATTTAAAATATCATTTTAGCCGGTTTTTTTCAAATAAAAAGGCAGAGTTTTGATTTTCTGCCATATTGCTTTTTTCTTTTTCTGCGCTGAATATCGTCACTTTTATACCCACTCCTTTTAAAAGGACTATTAATTGTTCTCTTAGGGGAAGTTTAAGTATTTTTTCGTCTTTTAAAAGAGCTATAAATTGTTTTTCTTCTGATTGTTTTTCTTTGAGAGTTAATTCAGGTATTCTTTCACCAATATCCGGGCTCATTCTTTCACCTTATTTTTCTTCTTAACATATTTTTTGAGAAACGTTAACTACATTCTTTCGGGAGCTGAAATTCCCATTAAATTTAAAGTATTTTTAATTACTGTTTTGGTGGCCAGAATTAATCCTAAACGGGCCTCACGCAATCCTTTGACTTCGCTCAGGACTTTACAGTCTCGATAAAATTGATGAAATGCAGTAGCTAAATCTATTGCATATTGGGGAATTCTCTGAACCTGATAATCCTTAGTAGTATCCTCAATAATCTCTGGAAATCTAATAAGTTGTTTAATTAAAGTTAATTCGCTGGGATGAGTAAGCAATTCTAAATTTTTCACCTTCTTACTCTTGATTTTTGCCTTTTTAAAAATACTACAAATTCTAGCATGGGCATATTGGACATAATAAACAGGGTTCTTCTCAGACTGCTCTCTGGCTAAAGAAAGATTAAAATTCAGGTGAGTATTAGTTGATTTTTGTAAGAAAAAGAATCTAGTAACATCAGAACCTACTTTATCAAGTAACTCATCCATAGCCACATAAATACCTGCTCTTTTTGACATCTTTAGTTTTTCTCCTTTTTCAAAAATAGTAACAAATTGCAGAAGAATAATGTCAAGTTTACCCTTATGACCGAGAGCCTGAACTCCAGCCTGTAACCCAGCAACATCTCCTGCATGATCAGCTCCCCAGATATCAATCACTTTATCAAATTTTTTCTTCTCAAATTTATATCTGTGAAGCGCGATATCTCCAGCTAAATAAGTTTTCCAGTCATCTTTTTTAACAACCACCCTGTCTCGCTCATCGCCAAATTTTGAGGACTTAAACCACAAAGCACCTTCTTTTTGGCAGATTAAGCCTTCTTTTTTTAATAATTCTAAAGCTTGATCGACGGCACCAGATCGATGGAGGCTTGTTTCTGAAATCCATTCATCATATTTAATACCTATTCTATCGGTCGTTTTCTTAATCATCTCTTTAACAATAACTTGGGCCGCCCGCTCACCTGCCTTGTAGGGATCTTTTTCTTTAATTTTTTTATTTAAATAATCGATGTATTTACCTTTGTATTTTGCCTCACTATCTTTTAAAACAGAATGGCCTAAGGTTAAAACCTGCATCCCATAGTCATTAATATAATAAGCTTTTTCCACTTTAAAACCGGCCCTTTTAAGAATGTTACCTAAAACATCACCAAGTGGACCTCCTCTGGCATTACCAACAGTTAAGGGCCCTGTTGGATTGGCTGAGATAAATTCAACTTGAATTTTTTTACCTTTGCCAAGATTTAATTCTCCAAATTTTTCTCCGCTCTTTAAAATCTCTAAAAGCTCTTTTTGTAAATATTCCTTTGAAAGAAAAAAATTAACAAATCCCGGCTTGGCAATTTCAACCTTTTCAAACATTTTTGATTTTTGATCTTTGAGCTTTAATCTTATTATCTTTGCTATTTCCACTGGTTTCTTTTTTACTTCTTTTGCAATCTGGAAAGCGATATTGGTTGAATAGTCACCGTGTATTTTTTCTTCTGAATGCTCAATTTGAATTTCAGGAATTTTAAATTTAGGAAAAACTTTTTCCTTTTGAAGTTCTTTTATTGAGTCTTTTATTAAATTAGCTATTTCTTGTCTTATCATTACTTTTAGTTTATCTTATTTCGCTTAAAAATTAAAGGATTTAATGTTAAACTAAAAGTGATGAAAGTCTTAGCTGAAAACAAAAAAG from Patescibacteria group bacterium includes the following:
- a CDS encoding class I tRNA ligase family protein, with translation MEIGFPKIEEKILRFWKKNKIFEKSILQRKKAKNFVFYDGPITVNALPGIHHALSRIFKDIIPRFKTMRGFRVERKNGWDTHGLPVELEVEKELGFKTKKDIKKYGIAGFNRACKKNVQKYIPLFKDFTEKIGYWVDMEDPYITYETDYIETIWWIIKQIYKKGLLYKDYKVVPYCPRCGTSLSSHEVALGYKKIKEPALYVKLPVKNQKNTYLLIWTTTPWTLPGNVAIAVNPNFTYIKARVGREDLILAKGRLKVLGRDYKILRKIKGKELLNLQYKPLFRFIKPEKKAYFVIAGGFVSLEEGTGLVHIAPAFGVEDMIVGKENNLPILLTVDEEGKFKPEVKKWAGMFVKDADPEISEDLKKRNLVFKEEQYEHDYPFCWRCKSPLLYYAKESWFINMQKIKKDLIKNNQKINWIPAHIKKGRFGEWLKEVKDWALSRERYWGTPLPIWQCKRCGNLEVISSKKDLISQKFSENKYFILRHGETFHQTKKKGIIYDWPGFSSYPLTKKGKKEIESLAKKLRKGEIDLIYSSDSLRARQTAKIVAKELGLKINFSSKLRDMNFGIYQGCKIEEFYKIFIDIKERFYKRPKNGESWSDCRKRMISLIKKIDRRHKGKTILIISHGDPLWLLEGILKGLSNENLIRQKLQGKIIETGELRKIKFSSVPLNEKGELDFHRPYIDEVKFFCPKCRGLMKRVLEVIDCWFDAGSMPLAQYHYPFENKKLIDQKKQFPADYIAEAIDQTRGWFYTLLAISTLLGLGPSYKNVISLGLVLDEKGEKMSKSKGNMVDPWQIFKKYGSDTLRWYFFTVNQPGEAKCFSEREIQDSLKRFIMTFWNCSVFFNTYGGLRFSRSWELWSRRSRNVLDRWAILRLNELIQVVTKNLEDFDVTSAARNIEKFVIEDFSQWYIRRSRKRFHHPEKKEELKEASATLGYLLLTLTKLTAPFIPFLSEEIYQKIKSMPRTETKFLVRDQKSSKESLRLPMGQAKLQSVHLSDWPKGDKRLIDKTLNKKMDQVRKIVSLGLRSRMRAKIKVRQPLTKLKIQKPKLKIDKKLLNLIKEELNIREIKIVRNIKKEKNWILESEGKIKIALNIKISPKLREKGMVREVIRNLQEMRKKAGLKPKDRILVYFLGYPNLNKILVENKDFILKKTKAKGLQFGKKSKLTFDIEENPKINREKLWLAIKKLK
- a CDS encoding arginine--tRNA ligase, with amino-acid sequence MIRQEIANLIKDSIKELQKEKVFPKFKIPEIQIEHSEEKIHGDYSTNIAFQIAKEVKKKPVEIAKIIRLKLKDQKSKMFEKVEIAKPGFVNFFLSKEYLQKELLEILKSGEKFGELNLGKGKKIQVEFISANPTGPLTVGNARGGPLGDVLGNILKRAGFKVEKAYYINDYGMQVLTLGHSVLKDSEAKYKGKYIDYLNKKIKEKDPYKAGERAAQVIVKEMIKKTTDRIGIKYDEWISETSLHRSGAVDQALELLKKEGLICQKEGALWFKSSKFGDERDRVVVKKDDWKTYLAGDIALHRYKFEKKKFDKVIDIWGADHAGDVAGLQAGVQALGHKGKLDIILLQFVTIFEKGEKLKMSKRAGIYVAMDELLDKVGSDVTRFFFLQKSTNTHLNFNLSLAREQSEKNPVYYVQYAHARICSIFKKAKIKSKKVKNLELLTHPSELTLIKQLIRFPEIIEDTTKDYQVQRIPQYAIDLATAFHQFYRDCKVLSEVKGLREARLGLILATKTVIKNTLNLMGISAPERM